Proteins from a single region of Haloterrigena turkmenica DSM 5511:
- a CDS encoding proton-conducting transporter transmembrane domain-containing protein: MVADLRPLAAVLVSAVAIVLIVASHRRPNLREGWSVLAALGKFGIVASMLPAVMSGTVYSWSLYESTGLRFLPGVDFALRADPLGILFALLASFLWIFTSFYAAGYMRGLDEHAQTRFFASFAASLSAAVGIAFAANLVTIFVFYELLSLVTYPLVAHNEDNEARIAGRKYLTYTFFGGGVFLLAGTVMVYWLTASINGDPTLAFESGGMEALATAAQAEPGFAQAAFFLLIAGFGVKAALMPLHSWLADAMVAPTPVSGLLHAVAVVKSGAFGVARVILDVYGPGLIHDLPLDVPGIGEVGLNIPVAIVAAFTLTAASIIAMRKDHLKRRLAYSTTAQLSYIVLGLSMLHPYAMVGALFHIPAHAFAKLTLFFCAGAIHVETHTDYISDMAGIGKRMPLTMGAFTIGAAGMAGLPPIAGFVSKFYMLIGSGYMGGEYWIFAGTLLLSGVLNIAYFWPVVYTAFFESEDRHDAKPVLEFPRGGIFESYGDTARGQKEGVATDGGADRSEREAPADVDDEGADADAAAVDDENGNEDYEYAVDQYPSDHTVPDNEQGEHVSSVDHHGDHDDHLTGGPPAGGWQRQSPFGESTWLMLAPIAIIATGAVVLGVVPDHAVFLDLITHIVEGVFGVDSFDQLQGLSLEEALEVMSE; the protein is encoded by the coding sequence ATGGTTGCAGACCTACGACCGCTCGCCGCCGTGTTGGTGTCGGCGGTCGCGATCGTCCTGATTGTCGCGTCGCATCGCCGTCCGAATCTCCGCGAGGGCTGGTCCGTACTGGCCGCGCTCGGCAAGTTCGGAATCGTCGCCAGCATGCTCCCCGCGGTCATGTCCGGTACCGTCTACTCGTGGAGCCTCTACGAGAGCACGGGGCTTCGGTTCCTCCCGGGCGTCGACTTCGCGCTGCGGGCGGATCCGCTGGGGATCCTCTTTGCCTTGCTGGCGAGTTTCCTCTGGATCTTCACGTCCTTCTACGCGGCGGGCTACATGCGCGGGCTCGACGAGCACGCCCAGACCCGCTTTTTCGCCTCGTTCGCGGCGAGCCTCTCGGCCGCGGTCGGGATCGCCTTCGCCGCGAACCTGGTGACGATCTTCGTCTTCTACGAGCTGCTGTCGCTCGTAACCTACCCGCTGGTCGCCCACAACGAGGACAACGAGGCCCGGATCGCCGGCCGGAAGTACCTCACCTACACGTTCTTCGGCGGCGGGGTCTTCCTGCTGGCCGGGACCGTGATGGTCTACTGGCTGACCGCGTCGATCAACGGCGATCCGACGCTGGCCTTCGAGTCCGGCGGGATGGAGGCGCTCGCGACGGCCGCGCAAGCCGAACCCGGCTTCGCGCAGGCCGCGTTCTTCCTGCTGATCGCCGGCTTCGGCGTCAAGGCGGCGCTGATGCCGCTGCATTCGTGGCTCGCGGACGCGATGGTCGCGCCGACGCCGGTCTCCGGGCTGCTCCACGCGGTCGCGGTCGTCAAGTCCGGCGCCTTCGGCGTCGCGCGGGTCATCTTAGACGTCTACGGACCGGGACTGATCCACGACCTGCCACTCGACGTTCCGGGGATCGGCGAGGTCGGGCTCAACATCCCCGTCGCGATCGTCGCCGCGTTCACGCTGACCGCGGCCTCTATCATCGCGATGCGCAAGGACCACCTCAAGCGCCGGCTGGCCTACTCGACGACCGCACAGCTGTCCTACATCGTGCTCGGGCTCTCGATGTTACACCCCTACGCGATGGTTGGCGCCTTGTTCCACATCCCCGCCCACGCGTTCGCGAAGCTCACGCTGTTCTTCTGTGCGGGGGCGATCCACGTCGAGACACACACCGACTACATCAGCGACATGGCCGGCATCGGCAAACGGATGCCGCTGACGATGGGTGCGTTCACGATCGGCGCGGCCGGGATGGCCGGCCTCCCGCCGATCGCCGGCTTCGTCAGCAAGTTCTACATGCTGATCGGCTCCGGCTACATGGGCGGCGAGTACTGGATCTTCGCCGGCACGCTGCTCCTCTCGGGCGTGCTCAACATCGCCTACTTCTGGCCGGTCGTCTACACGGCCTTCTTCGAGAGCGAGGACCGCCACGACGCCAAACCGGTCCTTGAGTTCCCGCGCGGCGGGATCTTCGAGTCCTACGGTGACACCGCTCGGGGCCAGAAGGAAGGCGTCGCCACGGACGGCGGCGCCGATCGGTCCGAGCGGGAAGCCCCGGCGGACGTGGACGACGAGGGCGCCGACGCTGACGCGGCTGCCGTCGACGACGAGAACGGGAACGAGGACTACGAGTACGCCGTCGATCAGTATCCGAGCGACCACACCGTTCCCGACAACGAGCAGGGCGAACACGTCAGCTCCGTCGACCACCACGGCGACCACGACGACCACCTCACCGGCGGACCGCCGGCCGGCGGCTGGCAGCGACAGTCGCCGTTCGGCGAGAGCACGTGGCTCATGCTGGCGCCGATCGCGATCATCGCGACCGGCGCGGTCGTCCTCGGGGTCGTCCCCGACCACGCCGTCTTCCTCGACCTGATCACGCACATCGTGGAGGGCGTCTTCGGCGTCGACTCCTTCGACCAACTGCAGGGCCTGTCCCTCGAGGAGGCCCTGGAGGTGATGTCCGAATGA
- a CDS encoding monovalent cation/H+ antiporter subunit D family protein, translated as MNSSVVELLPPLLIVAPILAATLPIALGLRFDRTGWSVAAITTAALFVAAGYLASAVHAGGRVVHTLGGYPRTYGIQLVADQFSILVVLLVTGVATGVLAYTRRGGPRGNTFYTAYLLLVGGLLGISLTGDVFNLFVFLEISSLATYALVASGDGPESAVAALKYLILGTVAASMYLIGVAFVFMATGTLNMVELAEAIPNAERQTLIQAGFAFIVVGFATKVAQWPLHTWQPSAYEQAPDGATPLIAALVSTASAYAFGRLIVTVFEVDYLASMPRAASIVLTVGCVSVLAGTVLAVIQREVKRMLAYSSVSQFGLVIAAYGVVIAGGSETAFTGAAIHLVGHGILKAGLFLSAAIVATSYGARTVNEYAGLAERRPVVAGAMAVLLFALVGVPPAVGFVGKWYIALGAVEAELWPVAAVIFLSTMLTLAYAARLLEKMYFTPAPGVESTHGHGPGAVATDGGDESAGDARENPASDDGAIETPLAAGVSYDPSGGPGRDGHGRSTDPVSSGMVAVVVIAAIVAVALGFAGGAFADFLEPFLTEVFN; from the coding sequence TGTCGTCGAACTACTCCCGCCGCTGCTGATCGTCGCCCCGATTCTCGCGGCGACGCTCCCGATCGCGCTCGGCCTGCGGTTCGACCGCACCGGGTGGTCCGTCGCCGCGATCACGACGGCCGCGCTGTTCGTCGCCGCCGGCTACCTCGCGAGCGCCGTCCACGCCGGCGGCAGAGTGGTCCACACCCTCGGCGGCTATCCCCGAACGTACGGGATCCAACTCGTCGCCGACCAGTTCTCGATACTGGTCGTCCTGCTCGTGACCGGGGTCGCCACCGGTGTCCTCGCGTACACGCGACGCGGGGGCCCGCGCGGGAACACGTTCTACACCGCCTACCTACTGTTGGTCGGCGGACTGCTCGGTATCTCGCTGACTGGCGACGTCTTCAACCTGTTCGTCTTCCTCGAGATCTCGAGCCTCGCGACCTACGCGCTCGTCGCCAGCGGCGACGGCCCGGAATCGGCGGTCGCCGCCCTGAAGTACCTCATCTTGGGGACCGTCGCCGCGTCGATGTACCTTATCGGCGTCGCGTTCGTCTTCATGGCGACGGGGACGCTCAACATGGTCGAGTTGGCCGAGGCGATCCCGAACGCGGAACGCCAGACCCTGATTCAGGCCGGGTTCGCGTTCATCGTGGTCGGCTTCGCGACCAAGGTCGCCCAGTGGCCGCTACACACGTGGCAACCGAGCGCCTACGAGCAGGCCCCCGACGGAGCGACGCCGCTGATCGCGGCGCTGGTCTCGACGGCCTCCGCGTACGCGTTCGGGCGGCTGATCGTTACCGTCTTCGAGGTCGACTATCTCGCCTCGATGCCGCGGGCGGCCTCGATCGTCCTCACCGTCGGCTGCGTGAGCGTCCTCGCCGGGACCGTCCTGGCCGTGATCCAGCGCGAGGTAAAGCGGATGCTCGCCTATTCGTCGGTCTCGCAGTTCGGCCTGGTGATCGCCGCCTACGGCGTCGTCATCGCTGGCGGTTCCGAGACGGCGTTTACCGGTGCCGCGATCCACCTGGTCGGCCACGGGATTCTCAAGGCCGGCCTCTTCCTGTCGGCGGCGATCGTCGCGACGAGCTACGGCGCTCGCACCGTCAACGAGTACGCCGGCCTCGCCGAGCGGCGGCCGGTCGTCGCCGGCGCGATGGCCGTCCTCCTGTTCGCGCTGGTCGGCGTCCCGCCGGCCGTCGGCTTCGTCGGCAAGTGGTACATCGCGCTTGGCGCCGTCGAGGCCGAACTGTGGCCCGTCGCGGCCGTGATCTTCCTCAGTACCATGCTCACCTTAGCCTACGCCGCTCGCCTGCTCGAGAAGATGTACTTCACGCCGGCCCCCGGAGTCGAGTCTACCCACGGACACGGGCCGGGAGCGGTCGCGACCGACGGTGGCGACGAGAGCGCTGGCGATGCTCGCGAGAATCCAGCGTCGGACGACGGCGCGATCGAGACCCCGCTCGCGGCCGGCGTCTCGTACGATCCGTCCGGCGGTCCCGGTCGTGACGGTCACGGCCGATCGACGGACCCGGTCTCGAGCGGGATGGTCGCGGTGGTCGTCATCGCGGCGATCGTCGCGGTCGCGCTCGGCTTCGCTGGTGGAGCGTTCGCCGACTTCCTCGAGCCGTTCCTCACGGAGGTGTTCAACTAA